From Candidatus Eisenbacteria bacterium, a single genomic window includes:
- the rplC gene encoding 50S ribosomal protein L3, with protein sequence MPGLIGKKLGMTQVFDETGKVMPVSVIQAGPCPVIQRKTSGREGYDAVQLGFIDAREKRTTKPLQGHFKKIGVSPKKILREFRVPDEKGHEAGSTINVEMFEAGTKVSITGTSKGKGFQGVIKRCGYSGGDATHGCTTHRMPGSIGASAWPSRVRKNVGLPGRMGGERVTVKNLIVVGVDKERNLLWVKGCVPGGPNGYVEIRKSS encoded by the coding sequence ATGCCAGGACTTATCGGAAAGAAACTGGGGATGACGCAGGTCTTTGATGAGACCGGTAAGGTTATGCCGGTGAGCGTCATTCAGGCTGGCCCATGTCCCGTGATTCAGAGGAAGACCTCCGGCAGGGAAGGATATGACGCGGTCCAGTTAGGCTTCATCGATGCGCGGGAGAAGCGCACTACAAAACCGCTGCAGGGCCATTTCAAGAAGATCGGTGTTTCTCCAAAGAAGATCTTGAGGGAGTTCAGGGTTCCCGACGAGAAGGGCCACGAAGCAGGAAGCACGATCAACGTAGAGATGTTTGAGGCCGGCACGAAGGTGAGCATAACTGGAACTTCAAAAGGTAAGGGTTTTCAAGGCGTGATAAAGCGCTGCGGATATTCCGGAGGCGACGCCACTCACGGCTGCACCACTCACAGGATGCCTGGTTCGATCGGAGCCAGCGCGTGGCCGTCGCGAGTGAGAAAGAACGTCGGTCTTCCTGGAAGAATGGGCGGCGAAAGGGTCACAGTCAAGAACCTGATCGTCGTCGGAGTCGACAAGGAACGCAATCTCCTCTGGGTCAAGGGTTGTGTGCCCGGAGGTCCGAACGGCTACGTGGAAATAAGGAAGAGTTCTTAG